The Triticum aestivum cultivar Chinese Spring chromosome 7B, IWGSC CS RefSeq v2.1, whole genome shotgun sequence genome window below encodes:
- the LOC123157216 gene encoding 60S ribosomal protein L34, with protein sequence MVQRLTYRKRHSYATKSNQTRVVKTPGGRLVYQYTKKRASGPKCPVTGKKIQGIPHLRPTEYKRSRLSRNRRTVNRPYGGVLSGPAVRERIIRAFLVEEQKIVKKVLKIQKTKEKTTKS encoded by the exons ATGGTGCAGCGGCTGACATACCGAAAGCGCCACAGCTACGCCACGAAGTCGAACCAGACTCGCGTCGTCAAGACCCCAG GTGGGAGGCTTGTGTACCAGTACACCAAGAAGCGGGCGAGTGGGCCAAAATGCCCGGTTACCGGCAAGAAGATCCAAGGA ATTCCACACCTGAGGCCTACTGAGTACAAGAGGTCCAGATTGTCAAGGAACAGGAGGACTGTGAACCGTCCTTATGGTGGTGTTCTGTCTGGTCCTGCAGTCAGGGAGAG GATCATCAGGGCGTTTTTGGTGGAGGAGCAGAAGATTGTGAAGAAGGTGCTGAAGATCCAGaagaccaaggagaagaccacCAAGAGCTAA